In Helicobacter pylori Shi112, the genomic window GCTCTAAAATGGACTCATACAACGCCGCTAAAATCATATAAATCAGCACAAACGCTGTCGCTAGAGCGATCAAAAACTCCCCATTGGTCTCTTTAGCGTTATCCGCTTCACCGGTGAATCTGTAATTCGCCCCTTCAACCAGCCATTCTTTAGTGTTTTTGCTCACTTGCGTTAAAATCTCGCCCAAAGAAACGCCCGCATTCCTATTAGGCTCAGCAAGCACCGTAACGCTGCGTTGGCGGTTATAGCGAGAAATACTGGATGGGCTTTTAGTTTCTGTGATTTCCACTAAAGCGTCTAAAAACATCAATTTATCGTATTTATTACGCACTTGCAAGCGTTTGATGTCTTCTACAGAAACGCGCTTGTTATCAGGCACTCTAATAATCATGTCGTATTCTTTACCATCTTGCTTGAACACGCTCGCTTGAGAAGTTCCAGAGAAAGCAGAGCTAACCACTGAACCAATGGTTTGAGCGCTCACGCCGTATTTGTTGGCGTTTTGTCTTAAGATTTTCAGTTGCAGTTGCGGTTGCGATTCGCTCGTGCTTGTATGGTAGCTTTCAACCTTGCCTTTTAATTCAGGGCTTTCTAATAAGAATTTTTTCAAATTCGCCACGCTTTTATCCACCGCTTCTTGAGAATGGGAAAACACAAAGGTTTGGAAGGGCGAACTATCCCCACCGCCCCCTATAAGAGAGACTTCAGAAAGATTGATACTCTCTAAACCTTTAGCTTCAGGCATGCTTTTTAATTCCTTTTTTAAAGCGCTCATCAACTCAAATTGCCCCAATTTGCGCTCCTTTTTGCGCTCTTTTAAAGGCTTGAGTTGCACAAAAATTTTAGCCTTAAAAGGGTTTTGTGCGGTGCCATAACCCACTTGCAAGGTGGTAAATTCCACCTCAGCATGCTTTTCAATCGCTTTTTGAAAGATCTTACTCTTTTGTGTCATGTAATCTATGCTCACGCCCGGTTTAGCCTTAAGCCACACTAAAAACCTCCCCCTATCTTCTTTCAGCATGAACTCCATACCGATCTTAGAAGCCACAAAAAGCGAACCCACAAACACCAAAACCACCGCTATAAAGATAATGAGCTTGTGGTTTAACACCCACTGGAGCAATCTGGTGTAATAAGACTCTAAAGCCTTAAAAAAAGGCTCACTCCACACATAAAAACGAGAATGCCTGGGATTGACCACCACTGAGCTTACCATGGGGATAATCGTAACGACCACCACATACGATAAAGCGATCGCTAAAGCCACCGTGATCCCAAAGCTTTGGAAAAAGCGCCCAATAATGCCTTTCATGTTCCCTATAGGCACAAAAACAGAGAGCAGCATCGCTGAAATCGCCACTAAAGCAAAGCCAATTTCCCTCACCCCCTCATAACTCGCTTTCCGTTTGTTCATGCCCATTTCTAGCTTTTTATGGATGTTTTCAATCACCACGATCGCATCATCAATGATAATCCCTATCGCTAGCGTTAAAGCCACCATGGTGAGCATGTTTAATGAAAAGCCCATCCATTGAATAAGCGCAAAAGTCCCCATGATAGAAATAGGGATAGAGATCGCTGAAACTAAAGTGATCGTGCCGTTACGCAAGAACGCAAACACCACTAAAACCGCCAAAATCGCCCCTAAGACCAAGTCAAATTTCACATCTTCAATAGAGGTGCGGATATAGCCCGTGGTGTCTAAAAAGGGTCTGATTTCATAGCTAGGGCTAATGGCTTGAATGTGTTTTAAAGCTTCATACACCCTATCTACGATTTCAATTTCATTCGCTCCGGCAATCTTTTGGATTTCCAAAATCACACCGGGTTTGTCTTTAAAGCTCGCAAAAGTGTTGTCTTCTTCCAAACCGATTTCAATCTTTGCAATATCGCCAAGACGCACATGATTACCCACTTGGATCTTTTCCACATCCGCAACGCTGTAACTATTCGCATTAATTAAAATAGACAATTCCCTTTGGCTATTGACAATGCGCCCCCCATCAATTTCCACATTCTCCGCTTTAAGCGTGTTGAAAAGATCCGCATAAGTTAGGTTGTATTTATTCATCAAAGTGGGATCTGCATAAATCCTAATCTGGCGCTCCCTAAAGCCGTTGAGTTGCACGCCCCCTACCCCATTGATTTTTTGGAGCATGGGTTTAATGGTGTTTTTAGCGTAGTCATTAAGGGTTGTAGCAGGCACGCTTGAACTGCTCACGAATAACGAAATAATGGCTTGGCTGTCGGTATCAAATTTATTGATAGAGGGTTTTTTAATGTTAGAATCATCAAAACGCACCGAAGAAATTTTATTAACCACATCGTTTAAGGCTTCTTCATTAGGCTTTTCTAATTCAAATTCAATGACGACGATACTCACATTTTTAGAACTCGTGGAAGTAACCTTTTTGATCCCATCAATCCCCATCACCGCTTCTTCAATCTTATCGGTTACCTTACTCTCTATGATTTCAGCGCTAGCCCCAGGATAAGTCGTAGTAACCACCACCGTAGGCATATCAATTTTAGGGAAAAGCGCCACGCTCAATTTTTTAAACCCCATAGTCCCAAAAAAGACAATCGCCAAAGCAAACATCAAGGTCGTAATAGGACGATTAATCGCTGTTTTATACATCAAAATACCCTATTATTTCGTTTGGATAAACCCATCGCCAAAAAGCCCCACTGCCATAGGCTTAGACAAAAGGGCTTCAGCGCTCACTTTTCTGGTGTTTTCGTCAACCGTGGGGTAAATTTTAGTGATTTTAGCTTCATGCTGATTGGAATCCCCGTCTATAGAATAAGTGTAAGTGTCCCCCACTTTGACCGCATTAATATATTTAGAATCAAATTCAATAACCAATTTCCTAGCATGGCTGACTAATCTCAATAACACCGTGTTATTCGCGTTCACCCCTTCGCCCACTTGAATGTTTTTGCTCGCTATTACGCCATCAAAAGGGGCTCTCAAAATGGTTTTATTCAATACTGCAATAGAATAAGCGTAATCTGATTCCAAACGCCTGTAATTGAACTCATAACTCTCTAGAGTGTTTTTATCCACAGCGCCCCCAATTTTGCTGTATCGTTGGTATTGCTTTTTAGCGAAAATGAGTTGTTGCTCGGTAGAATCGCTTTGAGCCTGCTTGTCTTGATTATACAAAAGCAACAAAACATCGCCCTTTTTGACCACGCTCCCCTCAGCAACCTTAATACTATCCACAATCCCTGTGCTGTCTAAGGTGAGCTTGGAATCTTGTGCCGCTTTCACATTGAAAATCGCATACACTTTCTCGCCAGCTTCCAAACTCAAAAGACTCAAAAAAAGTCCTATTAAAATTTTTCGTATCATTTTTATCCCTTAATGCACATAGTCGTCTATTTTATGCCCGCTGTTGAAAATGTAATTGGCTTTTTGCACTTCATAATTGTTGAGCGCTAAATTGTAAGCCACTTCTGCATCAAAGCGCGTGGTTAAGCCCCTTAAATAGGTGGTGAAATCCACTAAATTAGCGTCGTATTTCCTTTTAATATTGGCAAAAGAAAGATTAGCCGCATCCAAACTAGCCTTTGAAGATTCAATCTTGGCTCTGGCAATATCAAGCGACTTCCTGTAAAGCTGTTCGTCTTTTTCTTGCTCTAATTTTTTATACGCTAAATTCTTTTCATTCGCTAATCGGCCTAGCATGATGGATTGTTTTTGCAAGCTCAACCCTATATCATCAAAAAATTTCATGCTCGCAGTAACCCCAGCCGTATTTTGCTGACCGGGGAAGAAGTTCCCAAAACTCCCCAAAGCGTAAGCGGGTTTTTGGATCCAATAAAGCCATGAGTCATAAACATCCACCGTAGGGTAATAGTTGAGTTGCTTGTTTTGGTA contains:
- the hefC gene encoding efflux RND transporter permease subunit HefC, translated to MYKTAINRPITTLMFALAIVFFGTMGFKKLSVALFPKIDMPTVVVTTTYPGASAEIIESKVTDKIEEAVMGIDGIKKVTSTSSKNVSIVVIEFELEKPNEEALNDVVNKISSVRFDDSNIKKPSINKFDTDSQAIISLFVSSSSVPATTLNDYAKNTIKPMLQKINGVGGVQLNGFRERQIRIYADPTLMNKYNLTYADLFNTLKAENVEIDGGRIVNSQRELSILINANSYSVADVEKIQVGNHVRLGDIAKIEIGLEEDNTFASFKDKPGVILEIQKIAGANEIEIVDRVYEALKHIQAISPSYEIRPFLDTTGYIRTSIEDVKFDLVLGAILAVLVVFAFLRNGTITLVSAISIPISIMGTFALIQWMGFSLNMLTMVALTLAIGIIIDDAIVVIENIHKKLEMGMNKRKASYEGVREIGFALVAISAMLLSVFVPIGNMKGIIGRFFQSFGITVALAIALSYVVVVTIIPMVSSVVVNPRHSRFYVWSEPFFKALESYYTRLLQWVLNHKLIIFIAVVLVFVGSLFVASKIGMEFMLKEDRGRFLVWLKAKPGVSIDYMTQKSKIFQKAIEKHAEVEFTTLQVGYGTAQNPFKAKIFVQLKPLKERKKERKLGQFELMSALKKELKSMPEAKGLESINLSEVSLIGGGGDSSPFQTFVFSHSQEAVDKSVANLKKFLLESPELKGKVESYHTSTSESQPQLQLKILRQNANKYGVSAQTIGSVVSSAFSGTSQASVFKQDGKEYDMIIRVPDNKRVSVEDIKRLQVRNKYDKLMFLDALVEITETKSPSSISRYNRQRSVTVLAEPNRNAGVSLGEILTQVSKNTKEWLVEGANYRFTGEADNAKETNGEFLIALATAFVLIYMILAALYESILEPFIIMVTMPLSFSGAFFALGLVHQPLSMFSMIGLILLIGMVGKNATLLIDVANEERKKGLNIKEAILFAGKTRLRPILMTTIAMVCGMLPLALASGDGAAMKSPIGIAMSGGLMISMVLSLLIVPVFYRLLAPIDDKIKRFYQNQKTLE
- the hefB gene encoding efflux RND transporter periplasmic adaptor subunit HefB — its product is MIRKILIGLFLSLLSLEAGEKVYAIFNVKAAQDSKLTLDSTGIVDSIKVAEGSVVKKGDVLLLLYNQDKQAQSDSTEQQLIFAKKQYQRYSKIGGAVDKNTLESYEFNYRRLESDYAYSIAVLNKTILRAPFDGVIASKNIQVGEGVNANNTVLLRLVSHARKLVIEFDSKYINAVKVGDTYTYSIDGDSNQHEAKITKIYPTVDENTRKVSAEALLSKPMAVGLFGDGFIQTK